In one Salvelinus fontinalis isolate EN_2023a chromosome 16, ASM2944872v1, whole genome shotgun sequence genomic region, the following are encoded:
- the LOC129812631 gene encoding ATPase inhibitor B, mitochondrial-like encodes MARFLRPDVRSLLTTQLRMTSDQLGELGKGAGKGGGGRGSVREAGGAHGKKQAAEEEMYFRRKEQEQLAALKQHHQEEIDHHKKEISRLQSEIDRHKGKIRKLNHDD; translated from the exons ATGGCAAGATTTTTGAGACCTGACGTTAGGAGTCTACTCACCACACAGCTAAGGATGACATCTGACCAG CTGGGTGAGTTGGGCAAAGGTGCAGGGAAAGGAGGGGGTGGCAGAGGATCTGTCAGAGAGGCAGGAGGAGCCCATGGAAAGAAACAGGCCGCAGAGGAGGAAATGTACTTCAG ACGTAAAGAGCAGGAACAGTTGGCTGCACTGAAGCAGCACCACCAAGAGGAGATTGATCACCACAAGAAGGAGATTTCGAGGCTGCAGAGCGAGATTGACCGTCACAAGGGGAAAATTAGGAAGCTGAATCATGATGATTGA
- the LOC129812630 gene encoding CAAX prenyl protease 1 homolog → METILDLPIENKIFYAVLVFSWTVYLWEAYLAYRQRRIYRSTMHVPQELGKIMDTDTFEKSRLYQLDKSNFSFWSGLYSETEGTLILLLGGIPFLWKVAGTVTARFGLGSEYEIFQSLSFLMLATLFSAFTGLPWSIYNTFVIEEKHGFNQQTLGFFLKDAVKKFIVTQCILLPVTSLLLYIIKIGGDFFFIYAWLFTLGVSLVLVTIYADYIAPLFDKFTPLPEGELKEEIESMSKSINFPLTKVYVVEGSKRSSHSNAYFYGFFKNKRIVLFDTLMEDYSPLNKDGEPENVPAEETDTPTEAKAKPKNKKQGCNNPEVLAVLGHELGHWKLGHTVKNIVISQMNSFLCFFLFAVLIGRKELFIAFGFYDSQPTLIGLMIIFQFIFSPYNEVLSFCLTVLSRRFEFQADAFARGMGRASELYSALIKLNKDNLGFPVADWLFSMWHYSHPPLLERLRALGGTKQD, encoded by the exons ATGGAAACGATACTTGACCTACCAATCGAAAATAAGATATTTTATGCTGTTCTGGTGTTCTCGTGGACGGTTTATCTATGGGAGGCCTACCTTGCGTACAGACAG CGGAGGATATACAGGTCGACCATGCACGTGCCCCAAGAGTTGGGGAAGATCATGGACACGGATACCTTTGAGAAGTCACGTCTTTATCAACTGGACAAGAGCAACTTCAGTTTCTGGTCTGGACTATATTCAGAAACTGAGGGGACG CTGATCCTGCTCCTTGGTGGAATCCCTTTCCTTTGGAAAGTTGCTGGGACTGTGACTGCTCGTTTTGGATTGGGTTCAGAGTATGAA ATCTTCCAGTCTCTTTCGTTTCTGATGCTTGCGACTCTGTTCAGTGCCTTCACTGGTCTTCCCTGGAGTATCTACAACACCTTTGTCATTGAGGAGAAGCATGGCTTCAACCAGCAG ACGCTGGGTTTCTTCCTGAAGGATGCTGTGAAGAAGTTTATTGTGACCCAGTGTATCTTGTTGCCAGTGACTTCACTGCTCCTCTACATCATCAAGATTGGTGGAGACTTCTTCTTCATCTACGCCTGGCTCTTCACACTGGGGGTCTCTCTG GTGCTGGTGACCATCTATGCTGATTACATTGCTCCCCTATTTGACAAGTTTACTCCTTTGCCAGAGGGCGAGCTGAAGGAAGAGATTGAGAGCATGTCCAAGTCTATCAATTTCCCCCTCACTAAGGTCTATGTAGTAGAAG GTTCCAAGCGCTCCTCCCACAGTAACGCTTACTTCTATGGGTTCTTCAAGAACAAGCGCATAGTGTTGTTCGACACCCTGATGGAGGACTACTCTCCCCTCAACAAGGACGGAGAGCCAGAGAATGTGCCTGCAGAGGAGACTGACACACCAACTGAGGCCAAAGCCAAGCCCAAG AACAAGAAGCAAGGCTGCAACAACCCAGAGGTCTTGGCCGTATTGGGCCACGAGCTTGGCCACTGGAAGTTGGGCCACACTGTGAAGAACATTGTCATCAGTCAG ATGAACTCCTTCCTGTGCTTTTTCCTCTTTGCTGTGTTGATTGGACGAAAGGAGCTATTCATAGCCTTTGGTTTCTATGACAGCCAGCCCACGTTGATTGGTTTGATGATCATATTCCAGTTCATCTTCTCCCCATATAATGAG GTCCTGTCCTTCTGTCTGACGGTCTTGAGCCGCAGGTTTGAGTTCCAGGCAGACGCCTTTGCGCGGGGCATGGGCCGAGCCTCAGAGCTCTACTCCGCCCTCATCAAGCTCAACAAAGACAACCTGGGCTTCCCTGTGGCCGACTGGCTCTTCTCCATGTGGCACTACTCCCACCCTCCCCTCCTGGAGCGCCTACGGGCCCTGGGAGGCACCAAGCAGGACTGA